In Acidiferrobacteraceae bacterium, the following proteins share a genomic window:
- a CDS encoding HAD-IC family P-type ATPase, with the protein AEVARRQQEYGFNLLPRAEPPTLLRIALRQFESPLIYVLLLAAAVSLFLREFTDAGFILLVLLINAIIGTWQDYTAQRSAEALSKLVAMRARVYRDGDTRVVDAEDLVPGDIVLLESGVKVPADLRLLDSHGLECDESLLTGEVLPVRKRPEDILDPGCPLGDRFNLAFAGTIVTHGRARGVVVSTGLATALGEIAATVLGGESSKPPLLVRMERFTTRIALFIGAAVALMAAVALWRGMVWHEIFFLAVALAVSAIPEGLPVAMTVALAVGTERMVRRSVIVRRLVAVESLGSCTYIATDKTGTLTVNQMTLRQLRFPNQGPTTVTGEGLVPDGLILPPGDADADAHERHVARIALAGALANEAFYGQREREWTFSGDAVDAALLVFAHKADIHQPDIRERHPEIATIPFEPENRFAASLNSVDGQHLVSVKGAVETVLDMCDRMVTDDGDIALVRDEILAQADSMAKDGYRVLALAGGIAEDGRPESFARQQLRGLSFLGLVGMIDPMRPEVKDAMVACRRAGIQVAMITGDHPVTALSIARDLEMAGEMEHVVTGTQLAEAVASGGDDGLDRVTHGARVFARVEPRQKLAVVQSLGRNGHYVAVTGDGANDAPALQYAHVGVAMGRGGTDVAREAADIILADDNFASVVAGVEEGRVAYANVRKVIFLLISTGAAEIVLFALALAAGLPLPLGAVQLLWLNLVTNGIQDVALAFEPAEGGEMNRPPRSPREGIFNRIMLERVVLSAIVIGVIAFALFWWLLHKGYSESEARNICLLLMVLFENIQAFNSRSETLSVFRHNPLRNRLLLFGAIAAQLVHIGAMFTPGLREMLGVQPVSLELWLQLLVLSLVLLLVMELHKLFLARR; encoded by the coding sequence GTGCCGAGGTCGCAAGACGGCAGCAGGAATATGGTTTCAACCTGCTGCCCCGCGCCGAACCCCCAACCCTGCTGCGCATCGCGCTGCGCCAATTCGAAAGCCCCCTGATATATGTCCTGTTGCTGGCGGCGGCGGTGTCGCTGTTTCTGCGAGAATTTACCGACGCCGGCTTCATTTTGCTTGTACTGCTGATCAACGCGATCATCGGCACCTGGCAGGACTACACCGCGCAGCGCTCGGCCGAGGCCTTGAGCAAACTGGTGGCGATGCGTGCCCGCGTCTACCGCGACGGCGACACCCGCGTGGTCGATGCAGAGGACCTGGTACCGGGCGATATCGTCTTGCTCGAATCAGGCGTCAAGGTGCCTGCCGACCTGCGACTGCTCGATAGTCACGGCCTGGAATGCGATGAGTCGCTGCTGACGGGTGAGGTACTGCCCGTTCGCAAGCGCCCGGAGGACATCCTCGATCCCGGGTGCCCGCTTGGCGACCGCTTCAATCTCGCCTTTGCCGGAACCATTGTCACCCACGGCCGCGCCCGCGGCGTCGTGGTTTCCACCGGCCTCGCCACCGCGCTCGGAGAAATCGCCGCCACCGTTCTGGGGGGCGAGTCCTCCAAACCGCCGCTGCTGGTCCGCATGGAGCGGTTTACGACGCGTATCGCCTTGTTCATTGGAGCCGCGGTCGCGCTGATGGCCGCGGTTGCGCTGTGGCGCGGTATGGTCTGGCACGAGATCTTTTTTCTTGCAGTGGCGCTGGCCGTGTCCGCCATCCCCGAGGGACTCCCGGTCGCGATGACGGTTGCCCTCGCCGTAGGCACGGAACGCATGGTGCGGCGAAGCGTGATCGTGCGGCGACTGGTGGCCGTGGAGTCGCTGGGTTCATGCACCTACATCGCCACGGACAAGACCGGCACACTGACCGTGAACCAGATGACGCTACGGCAACTGCGCTTCCCGAACCAGGGGCCAACGACCGTCACTGGCGAGGGACTCGTGCCCGATGGCCTGATCCTGCCGCCGGGCGACGCCGACGCCGACGCCCATGAACGGCATGTGGCGCGCATCGCCCTTGCCGGCGCCCTCGCCAACGAGGCGTTCTACGGGCAACGGGAACGCGAATGGACCTTCAGCGGCGATGCCGTCGATGCCGCATTGCTGGTATTCGCGCACAAGGCGGACATCCATCAACCAGATATTCGCGAACGCCACCCCGAGATCGCAACCATTCCATTCGAGCCGGAGAATCGCTTTGCCGCCAGCCTGAACAGCGTCGACGGCCAACACCTCGTCTCCGTCAAGGGCGCGGTGGAAACGGTGCTGGACATGTGCGATCGCATGGTGACCGACGACGGCGACATCGCGCTGGTGCGCGATGAGATCCTGGCCCAGGCGGATTCCATGGCCAAGGATGGGTATCGCGTGCTGGCCCTGGCCGGAGGCATTGCCGAGGACGGGAGGCCGGAATCGTTTGCGCGCCAGCAGTTGCGCGGCCTGAGTTTCCTCGGTCTCGTCGGAATGATCGATCCCATGCGGCCGGAAGTGAAAGATGCCATGGTTGCCTGCCGTCGTGCCGGTATCCAGGTGGCTATGATCACCGGCGATCATCCGGTTACCGCGCTTTCCATTGCACGCGATCTGGAAATGGCCGGGGAGATGGAGCACGTCGTTACCGGGACCCAGCTTGCCGAGGCCGTCGCAAGCGGGGGCGACGATGGACTGGACCGTGTGACCCATGGCGCGCGCGTTTTTGCCCGGGTCGAGCCGCGGCAGAAGCTGGCGGTCGTGCAGTCCCTCGGCCGCAACGGTCATTACGTCGCTGTGACCGGTGACGGCGCCAACGACGCCCCGGCACTTCAGTATGCCCATGTCGGCGTGGCCATGGGTCGGGGCGGCACCGATGTTGCGCGCGAGGCCGCCGATATCATCCTCGCGGATGACAACTTCGCTTCGGTCGTCGCCGGCGTGGAGGAAGGGCGTGTCGCCTACGCGAACGTGCGCAAGGTCATCTTCCTGCTGATCTCAACCGGTGCCGCCGAGATCGTGCTGTTCGCCCTGGCACTGGCCGCGGGACTGCCCTTGCCGCTGGGGGCGGTGCAACTGCTGTGGCTCAACCTCGTCACCAACGGCATCCAGGATGTGGCGCTGGCCTTCGAACCGGCCGAGGGCGGCGAAATGAACCGGCCTCCGCGATCACCACGCGAGGGTATATTCAACCGCATCATGCTCGAGCGGGTCGTGCTCTCTGCGATTGTCATCGGCGTGATCGCCTTTGCCCTGTTCTGGTGGCTGCTTCACAAGGGATATAGTGAATCGGAGGCGCGGAATATCTGCCTGCTGCTGATGGTGTTGTTCGAGAACATCCAGGCCTTCAACAGCCGTTCGGAGACCCTATCCGTGTTTCGTCACAACCCGCTTCGCAACCGCCTGCTGCTGTTCGGCGCCATCGCGGCACAACTGGTTCATATCGGTGCCATGTTCACACCCGGGTTGCGCGAGATGCTCGGCGTCCAACCCGTCAGCCTCGAACTGTGGTTGCAGTTGTTGGTGTTGTCACTCGTCCTGCTCCTGGTCATGGAGCTGCACAAGCTTTTCCTTGCCCGTCGCTAA